TACCTGCAGCACCTCTGCAGTCTGCTCTGTCAGCTCttctgtgatcagtgtggcttTTGTTTACTGTCCTTATTCTCAGCTGGATGAAACGTGCTTCCTTCCCGAGTGTCTGACATCTGCAGGGTTTCTCCCAGCTCGCAGTCAGGGCTGTGAGGAGTTaacagacaaaatgttcacgGCACACTAAAAactgaattatgtttttatacttttaaGGTGCTCGTTGTAAAGGATAGTTTACAGACAGACGCAGCAGCTGTGGCGTTACATCCAGAACATCTGTCTGAATGACTTCAGTGTGTTTAGAGCAGGAGCAGGCTTTGATGCAGTACCCATTTataccacaagatggtgcagCCAGTCTCCCCCGAGTCCAACAGGACAGCGAAGTGTGGGCATCTCTGCTCAGACAACCTGGACAAGGGATGGatgggggatggatggatggatggatggatggggagTTTctcatccatccgtccatcccaGGGGAAAAAGCAGTAAAAAGATCATCAGTGGTTGGAACAGATTGTTTCCAGGAGCTGGAGGAAGCTGGTGTGTcagagttaaagcctcagtgaCCACATTTTCACTTTAGCTTTGCTGTAACTGCACCTCAGacgtgctgtgtgtgtgaccgGCTGTTCACCTGCAGACTGAGCCGAGGGGTTTCCTCTgctggtgtgtgtttgcagattcAGGACTGTGTGAGCACTGagaatgtgtgttgtgttcaggagCTGCGGGACAGAAACGATGAGCTGAGCTCAGAGTTGGAGCTGCTGAAGAATCAGAGGAGAAGCAGGAAGTGCAGACGACGAACGGGAGCCGCCGCCGCGCTGAGCTGGAACCAGCAACGCTCAGAGTCAGACTCCGGTAACACAACGACACACAAATACGCTGCTGACCGACACAGATGGCTCCTGACAGGAGAGCCCCCTCAGGTTTAAATCCTGCTCACAGGTTCTCACCTGAACACACCTTCTGAGGAGCTTTCATTAGGATTTATTCTGGTGATGCTGTGCACCTGAACACCCACATTCATTACTCACAACATACCTGAAGTTAACCTGTTCCTGTCAGGTGTGGGCGCCACTGCGCCTGGTTCCAGGAAACCGTCCAATAAAAACACTCGATTCAGATTGACGTCAGTGGATCATTCAGTTTGATTTCCTTTAATCAAAGTGTTGAAAACATCTACAAAGATcagagaaaagcagaaacccCCAGGTACTCGATCGATCGGCTCAGTCTATCGATCAATCCGATCATTGGTTTTCAGGCCAGATTTGAACATGAATTTTAACTGAAACCTGCTGTGAGTCACAAACTCTGCTGAGACACTTTAACTGGATTTTCAGGTTGGACATGTGAAGGTGTGgacacgcccacacacacacacacacacacacacacacacacacacacacacacacacacacacacacacacacacacacacacagagttaatTACGGGTGTCAGTCCACAGCTTTCTGTCTTGGTGAGGATTTAAAATCTGAGTCATGTCTCTGGGTAagtctttgctgtgtgtgtgtgtgtgtgtgtgtgtgtgtgtgtgtgtgtgtgtgtgtgtctctgagagttgattttatttttgtttgtttttggtgtttgtgttcagaTGAGTTAGATGTGAAGCGCTGCTCGTCTCCGCTGATCAGGAAGAAACTGGAGCCGGCTAATAAAgcaggtgacacacacacacacacacacacacacacacacacacacacacacactgtcacacaATGCTGTTACTCGGGGCTGACTGTGATTGGCGATGATTCTCACTCAGCCATTCAGGCTCCTCCCACTCTCTGTGACCTCTGCGTGGGGTCGTGCTTTGCTAAGAGGTCTCTGACTCACCAGGTTTCTCTCCTGgcagcttcctgtttcctgtgaaACACTGTGTGACCCTCGAGCTTTGATATGACCAGTGATGAtttagttaccttgaaaaagtaatctgattaatcctttaaaaagtaacttactttactgattacttgattttagaagtaactaagtaagATTACAAATTACTTTAggagttacattcaacagctgctggtgtgCCAGGAAGTGATCGTCTGTATTTAAACAGccgtaaatgacttgttgatctATAATCTATGAAGCATCTATCAaccatatctctcatgaatgatatcaggacattatgagagagaaacagcatttctatcacaggtagaagctgcactcagtttttggcaaagtgacttttatatatttgttttttatgaaggtaaaaactgtctgacattaaaaatgtctttttaaacagaaatctgtctcagaaagctgcagaaacaaatatgacatcacagatctataaagatatttgaagtgtcCAAAAatcactggattgattataatgtaggtacaataacacagactcctaaagattgttgaaaaacaggttattttatatataagcccttcataaatcatgctgactgcactctgtttaccaatataagcaaagacattaacataaacacacacagaaacatcaggatcactttttggcagacgatcactttttggcacccCCCCCGTTACTGGTTTgtactgaagtccagcttttgttgtttggggggctcctgcattgcCGCAGCtcgactcgctctgtaagtgtgactgtgctgcgactccagatgtttctttaaacctgatgttgtgtttctgaagctagatagcactttgtcacagcacagagcgcacaactaaccttgatgttgtcatctttagctgacacagactcacagtagttcctgtatttcagctagaaaacgtgcatctctctcctccctccattgtttccgtttgtgtcgctgtgctgtttttgtcctcatgatgaaaacggtcagacgtcactccccgagacgcaagaagaaagcaaacatatatctttgtactgaggaaaatcacaaaaatagtaacgcagtGACTTGGATACGTtactgtaatctgattactggactgcaaatagtaacacgttagattactcgttacctgATTCACCTGGTCTCTGCAGGTAGACGCTGAATGAACCAGCTCGTTGTCCTAGCTCGAGCTGTCATCACTTCCTTACTGTGAGGACGCAGAGCGACACCATGAAACGTGATGTCACAGTAAGGAAGTGATGACAGTTCCTCAGTTAGCATCCAGTAACTGACCTGTGAAATTAAACAGCCAAACTTTATTAAACTTTCACCCTCAGAGCAGGACGAAGATGCTGGCAGGTTTCTTAGTTCAGGTGTAGGAACCTCTGTGCAGTGGAAGCAGGAGCGTGTGGAGGTTTATACACCATCAGGTGGATGTAAGACAGACAgttccacacaggaagtgacccAGGACCAGGTGACGGGCAAAATGACCACAGGTGACGCAAAGTCGGCGTGTCACGAGTGAATGTTTCCCAGCTCATGGTGATAATGGGTGGAGCTTCTTCCACGGTGTGGTTAGTGCTGGAGGTGTAACCTCAGCATGGTTGGAGCTCAGAGTGGAGGAGCCTCCACATGAACCCTCTGAAAGACTCAGATACAGCATCTGGCAGATTTTGATTGGAGCCTGAGCAGCTGGTGTCCCGCCCTCTCTCCCTCAGCTCTCTGCTCACTGGACGACGACCCCGGCCCGGCCGTCAGCATCCAGACCGAGCTGGCCCTGGAGCAGCTGAAGCAGAAGCACAacgaggagctgcagcagctgaacaTCCGGCTGGAGACGCAGGTAACACGCTCGCCGTCACAGATGTTAGACTGCTGGTTTAAAGCGAGCGGTCAaaccttccttctcttcctcagATGAACTACTACGAGCGCAGCCTGGAGAAGATGAGGGAGAGCATGGAGGTGGAGCGTAAAGACATCTCTCAGGCCTTCAAGGTGAGGAAGGTGTTTACACCTGTCGCTCCAGAAACGGGAAGAAATGAAGGTCCGATTCTACACCTGGAAGCTTTCAGAGAATCAAGAAGCTCCACGCAAAATGTTTCCAGTGTTCTTACTTTCATTTATTCcaacatttctgcttttattccaCACGTGCCCACATATATTCCCacttttatttcaaacattCCACTTTAAAGTGATCTAATCCTGCTTTTCCCCCATCGTCCACATTCCTCCTCTCATTCCTTTCATTCCACCTCAGGGAAGTCGTGGAGCGGGGGATTCTCGATGGCTGCAGAACAGAAAAGCTTTATGTGGTCACGTATTTATGGTTTTGATCTGTTGTCAGCTGGAGATCAGTGAGCTGGAGGAGCAGAAGTCTGAGGCGGAGCAGCGGGTGAAGCAGCTGAAGGAGACCGTGGACAAGCTGCAGACTCAGATCcaacagggaggaggaggagggcggaGCAGCGAGCAGGAGCGCAGGTGACTTCGCCTCTGATCGCTTGTACCTCGGGCTGCAGTGCTCCTTCTCCTGGCCGTTCTGTTTCTGAACTTTGACCCCATCTGTGCTCCCAGGATGCAGCGGGAGCGCGCCGAGCTTGAGCAGAACTTTGCCAGAGAGATCAGTAACCTGGTGCAGAGGCTGAGCGCCGAGAAGGAGCAGctggaggcagagctgaagctgaagaTGGACCAGGAGGTGATGCTGGTCAGGTGGGTGGTGACCTCACGAAACCATCATTGTTCTTTAtctcgtttaaaaaaaaaaggtcctcgTGGCTCCTTTGATGAAGCTCTTCATACTCAGCTTCacatttggacaaaaaaaaaaaaaatagtgtgatGAAACTTTATGCAGTGAAACCACAAACAACATGACACTTTGTATCAAATGGCGTTTAAAACCAAAGTTTAATGTAACACTGAATAACATTATAGTGCCAGTGTGTAACCTGAGCCTGTTGTATCCTCCTCCACCGAAGCACCTCTGAAAGCCGCGTGACCGCCACACGATCAGAGAAACATCATAGAAGTTTTAAACCAATCACGAGGCTTTCCACTTTATCGGCCTGAATCTTTCAAGTCACAGTTCACATTTTATGAACGCGTTTTTACGTCACGGCTGCCTCCGCGTCTCCGTGTATGTCCTCTTCATCAGAACCATTTAAACAGCATCAACTCGGGCCGTCAGCCACATGAAGAACGTCCCGACACCTGTAAACATATAAAATCTCCCACAAAGTTACAGGAAGGCTGATAAACTATCAACATAAAAGCTCTAAGctgtaaaaacatgtttgtttggttttttttaactgctgaaAAATTCCAGTTATTATTTCCAGTTATTATGATCAACATTTCTGTATTGAATGGATGACCTGTCAGCACACACGCTGACACTCAGTTGGCTGGTTTTGGTTTCATGTCGAGCGTCTCTGGGAGCAGGGAGGAGTCAGAGCAGCAGCTCGCTCAGATGAAGCTGCAGCACGGTGAGGCTCAGCGCCGCCTCCTGCACCAGCTCCATCAGGAGCGCCGGCGGCTGCAGGAGCAGAGAGGGTTCTGGGAGAGGAGACTGGTGCAGTCGGAGCAGGAGAAACTGTGCAGCGAGCAGATGGCccgagaagagaagaggaggatggaggagcAGCGGCAGGAGGAGGTCCGACTCCTAAAGGAGCAGATCTCCAGTCTGCAGGGTGTCGTGCAGACATCCAGCCAATTGGAGGCCAGTTTGAAGGAGGATCTCGAAGCATCTCGTGGGCGGAGCAGTGAGCTGGAGGCTCGGCTGGAGGAGGCCTGCGTTCAGCTCGAGGACAGCATCGCCTTCTTGGAGTCTCACGAGCTTGTGAATAAACGTCTGGCCTCGGAGAAGAACTCGGTGGAGGAAGAGCTGCGGTTGGCGaagagcagggaggaggagCTCGTGGTTCAAGTGTCCCACATGAAGGCAGAGCTGGAAGAGCTGCAGGCCACGTCCGATAGCCTCCTCCAGGACCGAGAGGAGGTGGCAGGAAACTGCAGTCGCCTCTCCAGCGCCGTCGCCCAGCAACAGGCTCAACTCCAAGCCCGAGAGCACGCGGTCAGCTCCCTGAGGGCGGAAGTGGAGAACCTGCAGGAGGTGCTCAGGCTCAAAGCAGAGTCTGTTTCTAAACTCATGGCTGAACTAGACTCATTAAAGACAGATCGCGCCCGGCTGATCCAGGACCTGAAGGAGCAGGCCATGGCTGTGGAcaacctgcagctgcagctggatGGTGTCTCAGAGGAGTtggacaggaggaggagcagtgagGAGTGCCTGCAAGAGGCTCTGAAACAGGAGCAGGCCAGGACCTCGCAGCTCCGGTCCAGTctggctgaggaggaggaggaagtctGCCGTCTGAGCCAGGAGAATGGGACCTACATCCGGCTCACTGACCAGCTCTCCACCCAGATAGTCgagatggaggaggagatcTCTTCTCTCAGAGATCACCTCCGAGACCTCAGCTCCCAGCTCAATGACACCGCAGACCTGGTCCTGGAGCTCAGGAGAAAACTCAATGCCAAAACCAGCGAGTCTGAGGGGGCAGCAGGCGAGCAGGTCCTCGAGCTGCAGAAGGCCCTGCAGGACTCCCAGAAGCAGCTGAGGATGGCGGAGGAGGACTTTGAGAGGGAGAAGCGTAAGATGATGCAGCAGCTGAtggagctggaggagctggCTCTGGCTCTGGAAGGCATCGTGGATCCGACCAGTCCACACAGGTTTGTGGCGCATGAGTCGGACTCAGAGACCCGAAACCCGATCGGTGACTAACCTCCGTCTGCCTGAACCAGAATCTTACAGTTCACTGAATGACacacccacaatgcactgctgCAGACTGACTCTTCACCTCATCGCTAACCGAATGACCGACATCTAAACGCATGAAAATCCTCATCACTGTCTCCGCCCTCCCGTCTGTCTGTCTCCGCCCTCCCGTCTGTCTGTCTCCGCCCTCCCGTCTGTCTGTTCTTTCATCTTAAATTCTTTCTTTATAGTTGAAGTCTGTACGtgacctgatgatgatgatctgtAGAAATGTTGTAAAACTTGCTGCAGGAGGTGAGACAGAAACGAGACGAAccgtctgctgctgcttttggcTGTAGTCATGGACGAGTtcctcacctgtgcaggtcagATTTGAGTCATGAGAAACCCGCGGCGGTAAGCGTTTATATAAAAGCAGCAAGCCTGGAGAAATTAATAACAGCCGTCTTGCTCTCTCAATTTCTGAGCTCGTTAAGGATCCTGGCTTCCTCTCGTTTCTGACCGTCCTCCTGCGCCCTCGTCCAACCTCCTCAAAGCATTGTGTTAATTTTCCAGAGCTCAGCTGATCAGTTTGCTCGTTTTAAAAGTGGCTAACACGTTCATGGTGCTGGATTGGCACTCTGCCGTGAGCTTCTCTCCAATCATGATGCCGTGTTTGATTATTTGAGGCCGTGTTTGAGGTGAGGGACGTTCTGATTCTGTGCTTTGGGCTGCAGGACTCAGCTGGAGGAGGTCCGGTCAGAGAACACAGCTCTCCAGGAGAGACTCGGCATCCTGCAGCAGGAAGTCCACAAAATGGAGGACGACGTCGCCAAGAAGAGGTGAGCGGACGCTGCTGCAGCTCACGCCTTCATCAGAGGGTTACAGTGAAGTTCATACTGAATTAGTAAGAACATGTCTAAATACAAAGCCAAAGAAACAGAGGCTGAGCTGTCAGgtgtgcagcctggtggggctCAGGTGTTTCTGGGCAGAACAAGAATGATCTCTGATCTCTTTTCCCCAGCAGTGGTGAAACTCTCTGACCTCGTCTGTCAGGAGCTAAGCTTAAATTTGAGAAATTTTAGTTCCTCTCATCAAAGCCACCAGACGTCACCCTTTAacgttaaataaaatgtaatgctGTGGAGCCCCCTGATGTCTGCTGCTTCTCCTGCAGGAGGAAACTGGAGGAGAAGCACAGAGAACATGAGaggagcagagaagaagaagagaggctgCACAGAGAGGTGAGAACCTGCTGAGGGACCAAACTCCAGTCAAATATCTTCTGATTTAACATCAACCTGAGTGCATCTGAACCTTTGCTGTTTCTGATACACCCACATCAGATCTGTTAGTTcttcagcactgcattaaagtaCACGTACACGTctcagtgtgcagtgtgttcttcTCAGCCTCGTAGTCCTCAGGTTATCCAGGATATGGAGACTGAGGACCTCCTCaggtttctttctttaatttccAGGCTGTAAAAACTCgatttaagagtttttaaatgtaatcacaTTAAACTCACACATCAGCTGTCACATTCAGATTCCTCCAAACCAGGATTAGGGTTGATTCGGGTTTCAGAAATCCAGATTATGAACCAAAACGAGACAGTGAAATGATCCATATTTactcctcctctgtgtctgcagAACTCCAAATACCGTGAGGAGGTTCTGGACCTGAgcagcagaaacctgcagcTGAGCACTGACAACGCCGAGCTGAGCGCCCGTCTCCGTGGAGACCAGGAATCGGTGCGTATGCTGCAGGAGCGCCTAGCAGCGGTTTCtaaggagcaggaggaggagcaagaGAAGGTGAGCTGAACACGGATGATGTTTCAGCACACGTACGGAGGAGGTTTATTTTCCTAAGATTATTGAGTTTGATCAAATGAAGACCGATGAATCGTTTCTGCTGTGCTGGTTTAAGGTGCGGCGGCTGCAGGATGAAGCGCTGCAGCATGAGAGGGAGAAGCTGCAGTCTCAGGCGTCCTGGACGCAGGAGAAACAGCTGCTGGAGAAAGAGCTCAGCACCTCCAAGAAGAAGGTAGAAGGTTCTACATGTTTGAAGCTGCAGACCGTCTGCAGGACAACGTGATCCCAGCTCAGAGCTGGGAGGTGTTTCAGACATACCCGCCCTAACCTCGCTGTCTCTCTGCTACGCCTCCTCAGTTGGAGAGCCAGGCGGCGCTGGAGGCGGAGCTTAGCTCTGTGACTCTGAAGCTGCAGTGGGCGGAGGAGGACAAGGCCAAACTGCTGAGAGACGTCGACGACCGAAACACAAAGGTCACTGTCACAACTCAGACTGACATAAAAATATAAGAACAGTAAAAACTGCGTGCAACAGAATGAtgacaaaaacatgcagttaacCTTCAATTTCAGCAAGACTGGGCCACTGCCgaggtttttgttttcatttagagCCACAAGGGACAAAAAGGTGGAGTCCAGATAATTGGTCagtaaatgtcattaaaaaggctccaacgGCATAAACATGatgcagaggtccagttcagggaggGGAGCTGAGGGgaagcagacagctagcagctacagccacctgtgtcaccatccacctgtcaatcAGAGAGGCCATGCCCCTAATAATTCAATCAGCAGGAGGATGCTGTCATCATACTATCTGTGAGGTTTTTACCTTTCTGGTCTATGGACTCCAAATCCACATGCAGCTGAGCCATGAAATCCTACCTATGAGTTCTTTACTCTTCATGTGCAGcatgatattcatattcctggatgtttagcaGCTTTGTGctctttggctgtatttatctgaagtggagagtaaacaacatggaggatttcaggctgctaatgctatgataatatatgctaatcatatgcagcctctttctcatgcctgattggctcagcctaatcatgtgatcatactgggctgtgtgattggctatacctacttggCCATTagtgactgaaatggagaaagtgtgGATTCCCCATTTCTATCAGCTGACCTCGGTCCctgaacagctgcagcaggtgaTGGTGAGAAACTTCCAGGTAAAGATCCAGTCTGTTTATAGGAGCATCAGTCCCAGGCTGCAGCCTGATTGGTTAGCCTGTGATGCTggattctgattggctgagcatcgtctaacatgttggtcagggatgactcgtggccataaatagtacagactcatcattgagcaatattaaagccatacctactgctcagcaatattgctcataTGGAAACAATGTGGTTGCCTTATGATATTCCTGtacgtgtacacacacacacacgagtaaGTTTAGGGCgtggcctccaaattagggcagaATAGTTtagtctgctgaagggtttctgTTATTAAacggggctgtaatgttatcctgacctCTACATTTATTTCATATCTTCATTAATCGTGGGAAGATGGGGATCATCAGTGATGGGTGTTgttgtatcagctgtaaacatgttcatttctgctttaaagttttaacatgggactgactcactgctggcacctctgctggactgcagaggaactgcaggttttggggcttcctcttttttttggcgtaatgtttcattttaaaccTGTTACCTGTGTCACATGATCACCAAACCTTGGTTAGTCTCTGTTTCAGAGGTTTAGTTGAACCTGCTGTAGCTTAAAGTTCAGTCTGACAGACGTTTTCCTGTCTTCAGGtggagaagctgcagcagagtCTGTTCTCTTTGGAGTCGGAGGCAGAGCTGCTTCGCTCTCAGCTCACCGCCATCAATCAGGAGAAACTCAGCCACGCCCAGGAAGTGACGGAGCTGCAGAGGAAGTTGAAGGACGCTCAGATCAGGGTTAGGTCACATCTTTCCAACATCACCTTGATGCTCTAAAGCAGGCCACAGT
This is a stretch of genomic DNA from Archocentrus centrarchus isolate MPI-CPG fArcCen1 chromosome 15, fArcCen1, whole genome shotgun sequence. It encodes these proteins:
- the ninl gene encoding ninein-like protein isoform X1: MEEAEHSRYVSQLKVEFDSCDTTATGFLDREELTALCRKLQLEAHLPLLLSTLLGEQHYGRVNFEEFKEGFVAVLSRSLDFSTSEDDSSYLEPAVPEEVKPKFVKGSKRYGRRSKPDAALTCDSEESPPSRAEASDSSPSGVRKAKLRRATSLESVESLKSDEETGSQKETPFQSKGHQQGEEPGGHVLTVVCDHLGLQHLHSEEVDVLLRRLDPDLDGRVSISEFKKVLCGSTPITCSTPVRSADLQRAPHKPPAVSEERSARCTLPSLLTAAAGQRVLSRLDDGSGCTSPERVMTLWTEEGIRNSRDILQTLDFPLEERLSLADLTLALDNELLVSGNGIHQAALISYKNEIQHLQELAEQARSERDKAKADLDLADHRNLQLVREVDDRHASMETLNQSRIRDLEQDFRDRLTALRCETEQESETLLQQVEAERGALQEELQLLRAQEAELQEELHSAVQENGHLEEELNAVKMELSKAEGSVSRLQRDLDQLLHDKFGGLDPSGVGLSHEERFSEIIKEYEQQCRELRDRNDELSSELELLKNQRRSRKCRRRTGAAAALSWNQQRSESDSDELDVKRCSSPLIRKKLEPANKAALCSLDDDPGPAVSIQTELALEQLKQKHNEELQQLNIRLETQMNYYERSLEKMRESMEVERKDISQAFKLEISELEEQKSEAEQRVKQLKETVDKLQTQIQQGGGGGRSSEQERRMQRERAELEQNFAREISNLVQRLSAEKEQLEAELKLKMDQEVMLVREESEQQLAQMKLQHGEAQRRLLHQLHQERRRLQEQRGFWERRLVQSEQEKLCSEQMAREEKRRMEEQRQEEVRLLKEQISSLQGVVQTSSQLEASLKEDLEASRGRSSELEARLEEACVQLEDSIAFLESHELVNKRLASEKNSVEEELRLAKSREEELVVQVSHMKAELEELQATSDSLLQDREEVAGNCSRLSSAVAQQQAQLQAREHAVSSLRAEVENLQEVLRLKAESVSKLMAELDSLKTDRARLIQDLKEQAMAVDNLQLQLDGVSEELDRRRSSEECLQEALKQEQARTSQLRSSLAEEEEEVCRLSQENGTYIRLTDQLSTQIVEMEEEISSLRDHLRDLSSQLNDTADLVLELRRKLNAKTSESEGAAGEQVLELQKALQDSQKQLRMAEEDFEREKRKMMQQLMELEELALALEGIVDPTSPHRTQLEEVRSENTALQERLGILQQEVHKMEDDVAKKRRKLEEKHREHERSREEEERLHRENSKYREEVLDLSSRNLQLSTDNAELSARLRGDQESVRMLQERLAAVSKEQEEEQEKVRRLQDEALQHEREKLQSQASWTQEKQLLEKELSTSKKKLESQAALEAELSSVTLKLQWAEEDKAKLLRDVDDRNTKVEKLQQSLFSLESEAELLRSQLTAINQEKLSHAQEVTELQRKLKDAQIRVEEMEAGVKKLMKEKEELRQALEEQEEQASVTLQKETHKLRVQNQELQHQLSELQVENVKVHKLSEEQQKLKSRLTEVEAARTQAQDQAVRADAALSVVQAQHLRQLQKLQEQTDGGCKEQMELLRVQLVEEQTRSQKLEETLRLQEQKSSSQITMKQDQYEKAMAALQQRMEDLETKLKGVRLVLQEKVQQLKEQLAKNTKSSALLKDLYLENSQLMKALQVTEQRQKRAEKKNFLLEEKIGALNKLLREIVPASLAT